A genome region from Arachidicoccus soli includes the following:
- the kdpB gene encoding potassium-transporting ATPase subunit KdpB, with amino-acid sequence MTTKKNSLFQKDLLGEAFRQSFIKLNPKIMFRNPVMFTVEIGTIVMLFVCGWILMGEKSQGSFTYNLIVFLVLLLTLLFANFAEAIAEARGKAQANSLRKTREETPAKKIEILGDIFVNEVHIVPSSTLRKGDMFICEASDIIPSDGEIIQGLATIDESAITGESAPVIREAGGDKSSVTGGTKVLSDKIKVKVTTEQGESFLDKMIALVEGASRQKTPNEIALTILLAGFTLVFIIVTVTLKPFADYANVPITIAAFISLFVCLIPTTIGGLLSAIGIAGMDRALRANVITKSGKAVETAGDIDVLLLDKTGTITIGNRKATNFFPIKDIDEKHFIKAVVLSSMADETPEGKSIIELAGVNPLSYAIQNPRYIKFTAETRSSGIDFENTKIRKGASDSIRILTERAGNIFPPEIEEHVRNISNNGGTPLVVAENEKVIGVIELQDIIKPGISERFERLRKMGIKTVMVTGDNPLTAKYIAEKAGVDDFIAEAKPEDKMNYIKKEQAEGRLVAMMGDGTNDAPALAQADVGVAMNSGTQAAKEAGNMVDLDNDPTKLIEVVEIGKQLLMTRGTLTTFSIANDVAKYFAIIPALFIVTIPSLKALNIMQLHSPQTAILSAVIFNAIVIPMLIPLALKGVPYKPIGASALLRRNLFIYGLGGIIVPFIGIKLIDILVSLFC; translated from the coding sequence ATGACAACAAAGAAGAACTCATTGTTTCAAAAGGATTTACTGGGAGAAGCTTTCAGACAATCTTTTATAAAACTGAACCCCAAAATAATGTTCCGCAACCCCGTGATGTTTACGGTCGAAATAGGAACGATTGTAATGCTTTTTGTTTGTGGCTGGATTTTAATGGGTGAAAAATCACAAGGAAGTTTTACCTATAATTTAATCGTATTTCTCGTCTTATTACTCACCTTATTATTTGCAAATTTTGCAGAAGCCATTGCAGAAGCCAGAGGGAAAGCTCAGGCAAATAGTTTGCGTAAAACAAGGGAAGAAACGCCTGCAAAAAAAATAGAAATCTTAGGAGATATTTTTGTAAATGAAGTGCATATTGTCCCTTCCTCTACTTTAAGAAAAGGAGATATGTTTATTTGTGAAGCCAGTGATATTATTCCTTCTGATGGAGAAATAATCCAAGGACTTGCTACCATTGACGAAAGCGCCATTACCGGTGAAAGCGCTCCGGTAATCCGCGAAGCAGGAGGAGATAAAAGCTCTGTAACAGGTGGCACTAAAGTATTATCCGATAAAATAAAGGTAAAAGTTACCACAGAACAAGGGGAAAGCTTTTTGGATAAAATGATTGCCCTGGTAGAAGGTGCCAGCCGGCAGAAAACACCCAATGAAATTGCTTTAACAATACTATTGGCGGGCTTTACATTAGTCTTTATCATTGTAACGGTGACACTAAAACCTTTTGCAGATTATGCGAATGTACCTATTACTATAGCAGCCTTTATTTCCTTATTCGTTTGTTTAATTCCAACAACAATTGGCGGCTTATTGTCTGCCATTGGTATTGCAGGCATGGACAGAGCATTGCGTGCCAATGTTATTACTAAAAGTGGTAAAGCTGTAGAGACAGCTGGAGATATTGATGTATTATTATTAGATAAAACAGGTACAATCACTATTGGCAACCGTAAAGCGACCAACTTCTTTCCAATCAAAGATATTGATGAAAAACATTTTATCAAAGCTGTCGTATTAAGTTCTATGGCCGATGAAACACCTGAAGGAAAATCCATTATCGAATTGGCAGGCGTAAATCCATTAAGTTATGCTATTCAAAATCCGCGCTATATAAAATTCACCGCGGAAACAAGAAGTTCGGGAATTGATTTTGAAAATACTAAAATTCGAAAAGGAGCCTCGGATTCTATTCGTATACTTACCGAAAGAGCAGGAAATATATTCCCTCCGGAAATTGAAGAACATGTAAGAAATATTTCCAATAACGGCGGAACGCCCTTGGTGGTAGCAGAAAATGAAAAAGTCATTGGCGTAATCGAATTGCAGGACATCATCAAACCCGGCATTAGCGAACGCTTTGAACGGTTACGTAAAATGGGCATTAAAACGGTAATGGTAACCGGCGATAACCCGTTAACGGCCAAATACATTGCAGAAAAAGCAGGGGTAGATGATTTTATTGCTGAGGCCAAACCAGAAGATAAGATGAATTATATAAAGAAAGAACAGGCAGAAGGCCGGTTGGTGGCCATGATGGGTGACGGTACTAATGATGCACCGGCACTGGCACAGGCTGATGTAGGAGTAGCAATGAATAGTGGTACACAAGCAGCCAAAGAAGCAGGTAACATGGTAGACTTAGACAATGACCCCACAAAATTAATAGAAGTAGTAGAAATAGGTAAGCAGCTTTTAATGACAAGGGGCACTTTAACCACTTTCAGTATTGCCAATGACGTAGCAAAATATTTTGCTATTATTCCGGCGCTTTTTATTGTAACTATTCCTTCATTAAAAGCATTAAATATCATGCAATTACATAGCCCGCAAACGGCTATTTTATCGGCCGTAATTTTCAATGCTATAGTGATCCCAATGCTGATCCCCTTGGCACTAAAGGGCGTACCCTATAAACCAATTGGCGCGAGCGCATTACTTCGGAGAAACTTATTTATCTATGGCTTAGGGGGCATTATTGTTCCGTTTATCGGCATTAAATTGATTGATATTCTGGTGTCCTTGTTTTGCTAA